The following are encoded in a window of Oncorhynchus mykiss isolate Arlee chromosome Y, USDA_OmykA_1.1, whole genome shotgun sequence genomic DNA:
- the LOC110509532 gene encoding LIM/homeobox protein Lhx2-like isoform X1, whose amino-acid sequence MEVLACRSEGDACKCSSPASTMLFHGLLGGEMQGVIYEMGRRAKGDSTAISSAIDMGETETGMRSINSDRVALCAGCGGKISDRYYLLAVDKQWHMRCLKCCECKLNLESELTCFSKDGSIYCKEDYYSRRFSVQRCARCHLGISASEMVMRARDLVYHLNCFTCTSCNKMLTTGDHFGMRDSLVYCRFHFETLIQGEYQAHFNHSGDVDSGKGLCAGSAGNSLGQTYYNGSRTVQKGRPRKRKSPGPGTDVVAYNAALSCSEDGDHLDCDSHYSSSSKSKRMRTSFKHHQLRTMKSYFAINHNPDAKDLKQLAQKTGLSKRVLQVWFQNARAKFRRNILRQESTGLDKLLDGSTLSGGSPSGPPSELSSSSMSPSSTHTTLTDMTSPSMTSANPVLTAVPGGMDLHDSMSVSPSQTTLTSLF is encoded by the exons ATGGAAGTTTTGGCTTGCAGATCTGAGGGAGACGCTTGCAAGTGTAGCTCTCCAGCCTCCACGATGCTCTTCCACGGGCTGCTCGGAGGCGAGATGCAGGGGGTTATCTACGAGATGGGCCGGAGGGCGAAGGGCGATTCTACCGCCATCAGTTCGGCTATAGACATGGGAGAAACCGAGACG GGTATGAGGTCCATCAACAGCGACCGTGTGGCCTTATGCGCGGGCTGCGGGGGGAAGATATCTGACCGCTACTACTTGCTTGCGGTTGACAAACAGTGGCACATGCGCTGTCTCAAGTGCTGCGAGTGCAAACTCAACCTCGAGTCCGAGCTTACCTGTTTCAGTAAAGACGGCAGCATCTATTGCAAAGAAGATTACTACAG CAGGAGGTTTTCCGTGCAGAGGTGCGCCCGTTGCCATCTCGGGATCTCGGCGTCGGAGATGGTCATGCGGGCGAGGGACTTGGTCTATCACTTGAACTGTTTCACCTGTACAAGCTGCAACAAAATGCTCACGACCGGAGACCACTTCGGTATGCGGGACAGTCTTGTGTACTGCCGGTTCCACTTTGAGACACTCATACAAGGGGAATATCAAGCGCATTTCAATCACTCAGGGGATGTAGACTCGGGCAAAGGACTTTGCGCAGGCAGCGCGGGAAACTCGCTGGGGCAGACCTACTACAACGGCTCCCGAACCGTGCAGAAAGGAAGGCCGAGGAAAAGGAAAAGTCCCGGGCCTGGAACAGATGTGGTGGCTTACAACGCAG CATTAAGTTGCAGTGAGGATGGGGACCACCTGGACTGTGACTCCCACTACTCCTCCAGCTCCAAGTCCAAGCGCATGCGCACCTCCTTCAAACACCACCAACTGAGGACCATGAAGTCCTACTTTGCCATCAACCATAATCCAGACGCCAAAGACCTGAAACAGCTGGCCCAGAAGACGGGTCTCTCCAAACGCGTGCTGCAG GTTTGGTTCCAAAACGCCCGGGCCAAGTTTCGACGGAACATTCTACGTCAGGAGAGCACAGGACTGGACAAGCTGTTGGATGGGTCCACTCTATCAGGGGGTTCGCCTTCAGGCCCCCCCTCCGAACTGTCCAGCTCCTCAATGAGCCCTTCCAGTACCCATACCACCCTCACGGACATGACCAGCCCCTCTATGACATCGGCTAACCCTGTACTGACCGCCGTGCCGGGGGGCATGGACCTACATGACTCCATGAGTGTGAGCCCTTCCCAGACCACCCTTACCAGCCTTTTCTGA
- the LOC110509532 gene encoding LIM/homeobox protein Lhx2-like isoform X2 — MEVLACRSEGDACKCSSPASTMLFHGLLGGEMQGVIYEMGRRAKGDSTAISSAIDMGETETGMRSINSDRVALCAGCGGKISDRYYLLAVDKQWHMRCLKCCECKLNLESELTCFSKDGSIYCKEDYYRRFSVQRCARCHLGISASEMVMRARDLVYHLNCFTCTSCNKMLTTGDHFGMRDSLVYCRFHFETLIQGEYQAHFNHSGDVDSGKGLCAGSAGNSLGQTYYNGSRTVQKGRPRKRKSPGPGTDVVAYNAALSCSEDGDHLDCDSHYSSSSKSKRMRTSFKHHQLRTMKSYFAINHNPDAKDLKQLAQKTGLSKRVLQVWFQNARAKFRRNILRQESTGLDKLLDGSTLSGGSPSGPPSELSSSSMSPSSTHTTLTDMTSPSMTSANPVLTAVPGGMDLHDSMSVSPSQTTLTSLF, encoded by the exons ATGGAAGTTTTGGCTTGCAGATCTGAGGGAGACGCTTGCAAGTGTAGCTCTCCAGCCTCCACGATGCTCTTCCACGGGCTGCTCGGAGGCGAGATGCAGGGGGTTATCTACGAGATGGGCCGGAGGGCGAAGGGCGATTCTACCGCCATCAGTTCGGCTATAGACATGGGAGAAACCGAGACG GGTATGAGGTCCATCAACAGCGACCGTGTGGCCTTATGCGCGGGCTGCGGGGGGAAGATATCTGACCGCTACTACTTGCTTGCGGTTGACAAACAGTGGCACATGCGCTGTCTCAAGTGCTGCGAGTGCAAACTCAACCTCGAGTCCGAGCTTACCTGTTTCAGTAAAGACGGCAGCATCTATTGCAAAGAAGATTACTACAG GAGGTTTTCCGTGCAGAGGTGCGCCCGTTGCCATCTCGGGATCTCGGCGTCGGAGATGGTCATGCGGGCGAGGGACTTGGTCTATCACTTGAACTGTTTCACCTGTACAAGCTGCAACAAAATGCTCACGACCGGAGACCACTTCGGTATGCGGGACAGTCTTGTGTACTGCCGGTTCCACTTTGAGACACTCATACAAGGGGAATATCAAGCGCATTTCAATCACTCAGGGGATGTAGACTCGGGCAAAGGACTTTGCGCAGGCAGCGCGGGAAACTCGCTGGGGCAGACCTACTACAACGGCTCCCGAACCGTGCAGAAAGGAAGGCCGAGGAAAAGGAAAAGTCCCGGGCCTGGAACAGATGTGGTGGCTTACAACGCAG CATTAAGTTGCAGTGAGGATGGGGACCACCTGGACTGTGACTCCCACTACTCCTCCAGCTCCAAGTCCAAGCGCATGCGCACCTCCTTCAAACACCACCAACTGAGGACCATGAAGTCCTACTTTGCCATCAACCATAATCCAGACGCCAAAGACCTGAAACAGCTGGCCCAGAAGACGGGTCTCTCCAAACGCGTGCTGCAG GTTTGGTTCCAAAACGCCCGGGCCAAGTTTCGACGGAACATTCTACGTCAGGAGAGCACAGGACTGGACAAGCTGTTGGATGGGTCCACTCTATCAGGGGGTTCGCCTTCAGGCCCCCCCTCCGAACTGTCCAGCTCCTCAATGAGCCCTTCCAGTACCCATACCACCCTCACGGACATGACCAGCCCCTCTATGACATCGGCTAACCCTGTACTGACCGCCGTGCCGGGGGGCATGGACCTACATGACTCCATGAGTGTGAGCCCTTCCCAGACCACCCTTACCAGCCTTTTCTGA
- the LOC110509532 gene encoding LIM/homeobox protein Lhx2-like isoform X3 — MLFHGLLGGEMQGVIYEMGRRAKGDSTAISSAIDMGETETGMRSINSDRVALCAGCGGKISDRYYLLAVDKQWHMRCLKCCECKLNLESELTCFSKDGSIYCKEDYYSRRFSVQRCARCHLGISASEMVMRARDLVYHLNCFTCTSCNKMLTTGDHFGMRDSLVYCRFHFETLIQGEYQAHFNHSGDVDSGKGLCAGSAGNSLGQTYYNGSRTVQKGRPRKRKSPGPGTDVVAYNAALSCSEDGDHLDCDSHYSSSSKSKRMRTSFKHHQLRTMKSYFAINHNPDAKDLKQLAQKTGLSKRVLQVWFQNARAKFRRNILRQESTGLDKLLDGSTLSGGSPSGPPSELSSSSMSPSSTHTTLTDMTSPSMTSANPVLTAVPGGMDLHDSMSVSPSQTTLTSLF, encoded by the exons ATGCTCTTCCACGGGCTGCTCGGAGGCGAGATGCAGGGGGTTATCTACGAGATGGGCCGGAGGGCGAAGGGCGATTCTACCGCCATCAGTTCGGCTATAGACATGGGAGAAACCGAGACG GGTATGAGGTCCATCAACAGCGACCGTGTGGCCTTATGCGCGGGCTGCGGGGGGAAGATATCTGACCGCTACTACTTGCTTGCGGTTGACAAACAGTGGCACATGCGCTGTCTCAAGTGCTGCGAGTGCAAACTCAACCTCGAGTCCGAGCTTACCTGTTTCAGTAAAGACGGCAGCATCTATTGCAAAGAAGATTACTACAG CAGGAGGTTTTCCGTGCAGAGGTGCGCCCGTTGCCATCTCGGGATCTCGGCGTCGGAGATGGTCATGCGGGCGAGGGACTTGGTCTATCACTTGAACTGTTTCACCTGTACAAGCTGCAACAAAATGCTCACGACCGGAGACCACTTCGGTATGCGGGACAGTCTTGTGTACTGCCGGTTCCACTTTGAGACACTCATACAAGGGGAATATCAAGCGCATTTCAATCACTCAGGGGATGTAGACTCGGGCAAAGGACTTTGCGCAGGCAGCGCGGGAAACTCGCTGGGGCAGACCTACTACAACGGCTCCCGAACCGTGCAGAAAGGAAGGCCGAGGAAAAGGAAAAGTCCCGGGCCTGGAACAGATGTGGTGGCTTACAACGCAG CATTAAGTTGCAGTGAGGATGGGGACCACCTGGACTGTGACTCCCACTACTCCTCCAGCTCCAAGTCCAAGCGCATGCGCACCTCCTTCAAACACCACCAACTGAGGACCATGAAGTCCTACTTTGCCATCAACCATAATCCAGACGCCAAAGACCTGAAACAGCTGGCCCAGAAGACGGGTCTCTCCAAACGCGTGCTGCAG GTTTGGTTCCAAAACGCCCGGGCCAAGTTTCGACGGAACATTCTACGTCAGGAGAGCACAGGACTGGACAAGCTGTTGGATGGGTCCACTCTATCAGGGGGTTCGCCTTCAGGCCCCCCCTCCGAACTGTCCAGCTCCTCAATGAGCCCTTCCAGTACCCATACCACCCTCACGGACATGACCAGCCCCTCTATGACATCGGCTAACCCTGTACTGACCGCCGTGCCGGGGGGCATGGACCTACATGACTCCATGAGTGTGAGCCCTTCCCAGACCACCCTTACCAGCCTTTTCTGA